TCTGTACTTATGGAGATACATTTAATAATCTAAATTATGGCAGACAAAGGTGAATACCGCGGCAAAAGGCCGAGAATATATATTCCATTAAACGAGAATATAAGAGCGAAAAGATTAAGAGTAATCGATGAACTAGGTGAGAACCTAGGAGAGTTATCAAAGGAAGAAGCTTTAGAAAAAGCAAGAGCTGTTGACTTAGATTTGTTTGTAGTATCTGACAAAACCGATGTGCCAATCGCCAAGATTGCAGATTACGGAAAGTATAAGTTCGAGCAAAATAAACGTGAGAAAGGCCAGAAGAAAAAACAAACTGGTGGAGACTCAAAAGAAATCAAAATGCGTTACAACATCGACATTGGTGATTACAACACTCGTGTCTCGCATGCTAGAAACTTTTTAGAGAAGCAAAAAAGAGTTAAACTCAATATCACTTTAAGAGGTAGAGAGATCCAACACTCGTCTTTAGCTAAAGCATTAGCTGATAGGTTCTTAGAGGACTTAATGGAAGTAGGAACCGCTGATGGTGTACCTGATAAAATGACCGGTCGTTCAATAATAGTGTATATTATACCTACGCCTGATAAAGTTAGAATCAAAAAAAGAGATGCTTTATTAGCAAAAAAAGAAATGGGAGAAGAGCAAGATGTTGAAAACCATGCTGAGCTCCAAAATTCATAGAGCAACTGTAACTGAATGTGATCTTGACTATGTTGGTAGTATAACTATTGATAGAGATTTGATGGATGCCGTTGGTCTTCTTGAAAATGAACAAGTTCAAATCCTTGATATTACAAATGGCAATCGCTTAACTACTTATGTAATTGAAGGTGAACGTAGCTCTGGTGTCATTGGTATCAATGGTGCTGCTGCTCATTTAGTAAGCCAGGGTGATTTAGTGATCATTTGTTCTTATGTACAAATTGATGAAAAAGAATTAAAGAACTATAAGCCACAGATTTTGCTGGTAGATGAACAGAATAAACCACAACAAAAGTTTGATAAAGAGCTAGCTTTGACTCGTGTAGGCGCGTCGTAGCAAGGCGAAGACGGCAAGGTTTAAGTACTTAGACTGCCATTGCAGTGTGTAGAGATTGTGCGTGTATCTGATTAGAATTTGGTGTTTTCTGTTTTGATGTTGGAGCTTGTTGAAGAGTGGTTTCGCTTTCTTGATTGTATCTCAGGAAGAAAAATTGCCCAATTTTATCAAAAGCAATAGCTGCCTCTAAAAAGGCTGCTTTGATTTTATCAAAGGCATTAGTATTATCAACGTTGAGCAGTTTGGCTATGCCCTTATTAAATATTCTTGCAGAATAATCTAAAATACTTCCAGCCAAATAAAAGTACCCAGACTTACTTGCGTTTTGACTATCCATTCTAGCAAGACCGTAATCACCACCTACACCAGCAATATCTCGAACTGTTGCTCCAATTTTCTCATGCACTGTCATTCCCAAAAGACCACCAATGGAGGCAATCCCAGAAGAGAAAATCGCAAGGTCGTCACCATCCATTTTTCTAAGCTCCAATGGTGTTTTAATTAATTGCCCCAGGGTTTTCTGGAATACGTCCTTAATCAATCCCCAAGAGTGATTCCATCCCTCTGCGTAGGATTGATAATGACTTCTCTTGTCTTTATCCTTTATTCCTGCAACCATGCCATCAATTCCAGTTGCAATTCCTCTAAACAAATAAATATTGCCTAACTTAAATACGGCTGCTAGACCTTCTGTTAAATATGAAAAAATCAATAATGGGTTTTTCTGTTCAGTTGCAGAAAACAAACCTGCGGCAGAATATGCCAATAGATGTAATTTAGTAGAGAGCATACTTATATGATTGATTATTTTTTTCAATGGATTGTCATCGCTAAATAATCTAACTGGTGCACTCAGTAAATTCAGAGCTACTGAACTAATAGTTGTAAATTTAACAAGTGGCTCTTCAATAAAAGTTCTAAGTTCAGATTTATCAATTGTCTCTTTCTTGGCAAGCATTGGGGCCTGTTTCTCTATATTTTGCTGTAGCAAAATTGGCTTAGCTATACTGCTATCCATTTGAAGGGCCATGATTTGTAGCTATACACAAATATGAGCTTGGATCTCCCAAACTCCAAATATGTATAGATACTTTAAATAATACAATAATAGAAGTTAATATGTAAAGCACAAGGCAAAAATTCTAATAAAGTTGTCCCATGAATTTAACTTACTCGACTGCAAGCAACCGAGTTTTT
Above is a window of Cyanobacteriota bacterium DNA encoding:
- the infC gene encoding translation initiation factor IF-3: MADKGEYRGKRPRIYIPLNENIRAKRLRVIDELGENLGELSKEEALEKARAVDLDLFVVSDKTDVPIAKIADYGKYKFEQNKREKGQKKKQTGGDSKEIKMRYNIDIGDYNTRVSHARNFLEKQKRVKLNITLRGREIQHSSLAKALADRFLEDLMEVGTADGVPDKMTGRSIIVYIIPTPDKVRIKKRDALLAKKEMGEEQDVENHAELQNS
- a CDS encoding aspartate 1-decarboxylase — its product is MLKTMLSSKIHRATVTECDLDYVGSITIDRDLMDAVGLLENEQVQILDITNGNRLTTYVIEGERSSGVIGINGAAAHLVSQGDLVIICSYVQIDEKELKNYKPQILLVDEQNKPQQKFDKELALTRVGAS